Within the Gigantopelta aegis isolate Gae_Host unplaced genomic scaffold, Gae_host_genome ctg6757_pilon_pilon, whole genome shotgun sequence genome, the region gtgtatatatgtgtgtgtatgtatgtatctgtgtgtgtgtgtacgtgtgtgtgtgtgtgtgtgtgtgtgtgtgtgtgtgggtgtgtgtgggtatgtgggTGTCTATGaatgcctctctctctctctctctctctcctctctctctctctctctactctctctctctctgggtgtcaaactatgtgtgtgtgtgtatgtgtgtgtataatgtgtgtgtgtgtgtgtgcgtgtgtgtgtacaaaaattctgttgtgtgtgtatgtgtgtgtgtgtgtgtgtgtgtgtgtgtgtgtgtgtgtgtatatgcatatgcatgAACATAGGATTCTCACCTTTTTATTGTCGCCCCAATGTCATTGGCATCATTGTAAGCCTTTAGTATTCTCACCATGTCCAAATTCGTCTTCAGTGGGAACTCTTGTCCAGTCAGATTAATGAAATACTTCCACTTCCGGTACTTCCACAGTTCCTGCATACAGATTAGTTCCGGTTCCAAAACGGTGAATGTTCCCCACCTAACATCTACTGATCGTGACGTCAGAAACACATTACTAAAACAGTTTGCAATGCCGTGAACAGCAGCAGATATATTACTTGAAACTTTTTTATCCAGGTGAATACAGTAATAATTTTGTGGACGATAAATGGCGCGCAGAAGACGTTCAACTTGACTTACATGTTTAAACATGAGAATGCTGAAAGCTATGGGAAAGTTTTCCTCTTctgacgtcatattatcaaGAAAGTAGCCTCTTTTCAGACGATACATGTGACAATCTTTGGTTTCAGTTATGAAGTAAGAATCGGGGATAGTCGGTCGCTTGACATTCTGCATTAGTTGTTTCACTTCCTGCAAAGTAGCATTACTTCCGGTTATCAACCCGCTGCAGTTGACCTTGACAACGTCGCGTTGAGGAATACTGTTCTCCTTCGACTGTCTCTGTTTAAACGCCTCAGCGTCTTCTAATACCTTTTTGTTAATTACTATCTCAGTGCTTTTGCACCGGTTTGCAAATCGTCCTAATAGAAGTAATGTTTTGTTCCTCCATACTATCTTCTGCGTTTCGAACTGATTAGAAACCAGCTGACCATTTATTGTGCATAGCAGTTCATGAAACTTTGTCCGATCAAAGATTATGACGTAAGAAAAAATTCCAAACGCACTGacaataacaaataacaaatatctCCATCCGATTCTCTTTGTTCGTTCATCTGATGCAATCATCATTGCAACCTAAATTCCCGGAAAAACTAAAAGAATtgaagatgtgtgtgtgtgtgtatgtgtgtatgtgtatgtgtgtatatatatgtatatatatatatatatatatatatatatatatatatatatgttatatatatatatatatatatatatatatatatatatattattattgttgttaatgttgttgtgtgtgtgtatgtgttttgtgtggatgttgggtttttgtttggggtatTTTGTGGGGGatgtgtggattttttttttgtgggggtttttgtgtgtgtcctttgttttgttgtatgtgttttgtttatgtttctttgtttgtgtgtgtgtgt harbors:
- the LOC121366709 gene encoding beta-1,3-galactosyl-O-glycosyl-glycoprotein beta-1,6-N-acetylglucosaminyltransferase-like, producing MIASDERTKRIGWRYLLFVIVSAFGIFSYVIIFDRTKFHELLCTINGQLVSNQFETQKIVWRNKTLLLLGRFANRCKSTEIVINKKVLEDAEAFKQRQSKENSIPQRDVVKVNCSGLITGSNATLQEVKQLMQNVKRPTIPDSYFITETKDCHMYRLKRGYFLDNMTSEEENFPIAFSILMFKHVSQVERLLRAIYRPQNYYCIHLDKKVSSNISAAVHGIANCFSNVFLTSRSVDVRWGTFTVLEPELICMQELWKYRKWKYFINLTGQEFPLKTNLDMVRILKAYNDANDIGATIKR